The Alosa sapidissima isolate fAloSap1 chromosome 5, fAloSap1.pri, whole genome shotgun sequence genome has a window encoding:
- the shpk gene encoding sedoheptulokinase isoform X2: MALSTCTSNYILGIDLGTTSVKVVLLDSLSRTVTESYCLPTRADKESNVTNAKEQDPERIINTLNQCVASLPGEKLQKVVGIGVSGQMHGVVFWRAKTGCEWFGTNNVRMFKPKDTSQLIIWQDSRCSSDFLSSLPQPNSHLTLATGFGCVTIFWLLKHKPGFLTEFNVAGTIHDYVVSMLCASKDCSISAQNAASWGYFNTVTHQWNLDILREAGFPVHLLPEPVESGAFAGHTCSEWHGIPANTPVGVALGDLQCSVYSTMTNKTDAVLNISTSAQLTFAMPAGFAPDCVPDALSPIAYFPYFSGSYLAVAASLNGGNVMATFVGMLTSWIKDLGVEISETSIYPQLIQAAQDQLDTDLRVTPTVLGERHAATSLGQVSNISPWNLSLGHVTRALCRGILDNLVSMMPSHTLREAGVERIVASGSALARNEVIRQEVEKAFPLPVVYGKDVDSAVGVAMVCSDYLSRKR; encoded by the exons ATGGCACTTTCCACCTGTACGTCGAACTATATCCTTGGGATCGATTTAGGAACCACGTCTGTGAAAGTTGTATTGCTCGACTCCTTGTCAAGAACTGTCACGGAAAGTTACTGTTTGCCAACACGAGCTGACAAGGAAAGCAATGTGACCAAT GCCAAGGAGCAGGATCCAGAGAGGATAATTAACACCCTCAATCAGTGTGTTGCTTCTCTGCCTGGAGAGAAATTGCAGAAAGTCGTTGGAATTGGAGTCTCTGGACAAATGCATGGAGTTGTGTTCTGGAGAGCAAAgacag GTTGTGAATGGTTTGGCACCAATAATGTTCGCATGTTCAAGCCCAAAGACACCAGTCAATTAATTATATGGCAGGATAGCCGCTGCAGCAGTGATTTCCTTTCTTCGTTGCCACAGCCAAACTCTCATCTTACCCTTGCCACTGGCTTTGGATGTGTAACTATCTTCTGGTTGCTCAAGCACAA ACCTGGATTTCTCACAGAATTCAATGTGGCTGGAACCATCCATGATTATGTGGTATCGATGTTGTGTGCATCCAAGGACTGTTCCATTTCAGCACAGAATGCTGCCAGCTGGGGTTATTTCAACACTGTCACCCATCAGTGGAACCTTGACAT TCTGAGAGAGGCTGGCTTTCCTGTTCATCTGCTCCCTGAGCCTGTTGAGTCTGGGGCCTTTGCTGGACACACCTGCTCTGAATGGCACGGGATCCCTGCTAACACTCCTGTTGGGGTCGCACTTGGAGACCTCCAGTGCAGTGTCTACTCTACTATGACCAATAAGACTGATGCAG TTCTCAACATTAGCACTTCAGCTCAACTAACCTTTGCCATGCCGGCTGGCTTCGCACCTGACTGTGTGCCTGATGCTCTGTCACCCATCGCCTACTTCCCTTACTTCAGTGGCTCCTATTTGGCAGTAGCGGCCTCACTGAATGGAGGCAATGTGATGGCGACCTTTGTTGGAATGCTGACATCCTGGATTAAAGACCTtg GGGTTGAGATCAGTGAGACCAGTATCTACCCGCAGCTTATCCAGGCTGCCCAGGACCAGTTAGACACGGACCTGAGGGTCACCCCCACCGTGCTGGGTGAGCGACACGCGGCCACTTCCCTGGGCCAGGTGTCCAACATCTCGCCCTGGAACCTCTCGCTGGGCCATGTGACCCGAGCTCTGTGCCGTGGAATCCTGGACAACCTCGTGAGCATGATGCCTTCGCACACGTTGCGGGAGGCAGGAGTGGAGAGGATTGTGGCTAGTGGGAGTGCCCTGGCCCGGAATGAAGTCATTAGGCAGGAGGTTGAGAAAGCCTTCCCACTGCCAGTTGTCTATGGAAAAGATGTAGACTCAGCAGTTGGAGTTGCTATGGTCTGCAGTGACTACTTGAGTAGAAAACGATGA
- the emc6 gene encoding ER membrane protein complex subunit 6, which produces MAAALAAKREGPQFISEVAVRGNAAVLDYSRTSVSALSGATAGILGLTGLYGFIFYLLASFLLSLLLILKAGRRWNKCFKSRRLLFTGGLVGGLFTYILFWTFLYGMVHVY; this is translated from the coding sequence ATGGCCGCCGCATTGGCAGCCAAACGTGAGGGACCACAGTTCATCAGCGAGGTAGCAGTGAGGGGCAACGCTGCTGTACTTGACTATAGTAGGACGTCTGTCTCGGCCCTATCCGGGGCCACAGCGGGAATCTTGGGTCTTACTGGATTATATGGTTTCATCTTCTACTTACTCgcatccttcctcctctctctactgCTCATCCTCAAGGCGGGTCGTCGATGGAATAAGTGCTTCAAATCTCGACGCTTGCTTTTCACTGGAGGCCTTGTTGGGGGTCTTTTCACCTACATCTTGTTTTGGACTTTCCTGTATGGTATGGTTCATGTGTACTGA
- the shpk gene encoding sedoheptulokinase isoform X1, whose amino-acid sequence MALSTCTSNYILGIDLGTTSVKVVLLDSLSRTVTESYCLPTRADKESNVTNAKEQDPERIINTLNQCVASLPGEKLQKVVGIGVSGQMHGVVFWRAKTGCEWFGTNNVRMFKPKDTSQLIIWQDSRCSSDFLSSLPQPNSHLTLATGFGCVTIFWLLKHKPGFLTEFNVAGTIHDYVVSMLCASKDCSISAQNAASWGYFNTVTHQWNLDINLCTSFSLREAGFPVHLLPEPVESGAFAGHTCSEWHGIPANTPVGVALGDLQCSVYSTMTNKTDAVLNISTSAQLTFAMPAGFAPDCVPDALSPIAYFPYFSGSYLAVAASLNGGNVMATFVGMLTSWIKDLGVEISETSIYPQLIQAAQDQLDTDLRVTPTVLGERHAATSLGQVSNISPWNLSLGHVTRALCRGILDNLVSMMPSHTLREAGVERIVASGSALARNEVIRQEVEKAFPLPVVYGKDVDSAVGVAMVCSDYLSRKR is encoded by the exons ATGGCACTTTCCACCTGTACGTCGAACTATATCCTTGGGATCGATTTAGGAACCACGTCTGTGAAAGTTGTATTGCTCGACTCCTTGTCAAGAACTGTCACGGAAAGTTACTGTTTGCCAACACGAGCTGACAAGGAAAGCAATGTGACCAAT GCCAAGGAGCAGGATCCAGAGAGGATAATTAACACCCTCAATCAGTGTGTTGCTTCTCTGCCTGGAGAGAAATTGCAGAAAGTCGTTGGAATTGGAGTCTCTGGACAAATGCATGGAGTTGTGTTCTGGAGAGCAAAgacag GTTGTGAATGGTTTGGCACCAATAATGTTCGCATGTTCAAGCCCAAAGACACCAGTCAATTAATTATATGGCAGGATAGCCGCTGCAGCAGTGATTTCCTTTCTTCGTTGCCACAGCCAAACTCTCATCTTACCCTTGCCACTGGCTTTGGATGTGTAACTATCTTCTGGTTGCTCAAGCACAA ACCTGGATTTCTCACAGAATTCAATGTGGCTGGAACCATCCATGATTATGTGGTATCGATGTTGTGTGCATCCAAGGACTGTTCCATTTCAGCACAGAATGCTGCCAGCTGGGGTTATTTCAACACTGTCACCCATCAGTGGAACCTTGACAT CAATCTCTGCACCTCTTTCAGTCTGAGAGAGGCTGGCTTTCCTGTTCATCTGCTCCCTGAGCCTGTTGAGTCTGGGGCCTTTGCTGGACACACCTGCTCTGAATGGCACGGGATCCCTGCTAACACTCCTGTTGGGGTCGCACTTGGAGACCTCCAGTGCAGTGTCTACTCTACTATGACCAATAAGACTGATGCAG TTCTCAACATTAGCACTTCAGCTCAACTAACCTTTGCCATGCCGGCTGGCTTCGCACCTGACTGTGTGCCTGATGCTCTGTCACCCATCGCCTACTTCCCTTACTTCAGTGGCTCCTATTTGGCAGTAGCGGCCTCACTGAATGGAGGCAATGTGATGGCGACCTTTGTTGGAATGCTGACATCCTGGATTAAAGACCTtg GGGTTGAGATCAGTGAGACCAGTATCTACCCGCAGCTTATCCAGGCTGCCCAGGACCAGTTAGACACGGACCTGAGGGTCACCCCCACCGTGCTGGGTGAGCGACACGCGGCCACTTCCCTGGGCCAGGTGTCCAACATCTCGCCCTGGAACCTCTCGCTGGGCCATGTGACCCGAGCTCTGTGCCGTGGAATCCTGGACAACCTCGTGAGCATGATGCCTTCGCACACGTTGCGGGAGGCAGGAGTGGAGAGGATTGTGGCTAGTGGGAGTGCCCTGGCCCGGAATGAAGTCATTAGGCAGGAGGTTGAGAAAGCCTTCCCACTGCCAGTTGTCTATGGAAAAGATGTAGACTCAGCAGTTGGAGTTGCTATGGTCTGCAGTGACTACTTGAGTAGAAAACGATGA
- the shpk gene encoding sedoheptulokinase isoform X3, whose translation MALSTCTSNYILGIDLGTTSVKVVLLDSLSRTVTESYCLPTRADKESNVTNAKEQDPERIINTLNQCVASLPGEKLQKVVGIGVSGQMHGVVFWRAKTGCEWFGTNNVRMFKPKDTSQLIIWQDSRCSSDFLSSLPQPNSHLTLATGFGCVTIFWLLKHKPGFLTEFNVAGTIHDYVVSMLCASKDCSISAQNAASWGYFNTVTHQWNLDINLCTSFSLREAGFPVHLLPEPVESGAFAGHTCSEWHGIPANTPVGVALGDLQCSVYSTMTNKTDAGVEISETSIYPQLIQAAQDQLDTDLRVTPTVLGERHAATSLGQVSNISPWNLSLGHVTRALCRGILDNLVSMMPSHTLREAGVERIVASGSALARNEVIRQEVEKAFPLPVVYGKDVDSAVGVAMVCSDYLSRKR comes from the exons ATGGCACTTTCCACCTGTACGTCGAACTATATCCTTGGGATCGATTTAGGAACCACGTCTGTGAAAGTTGTATTGCTCGACTCCTTGTCAAGAACTGTCACGGAAAGTTACTGTTTGCCAACACGAGCTGACAAGGAAAGCAATGTGACCAAT GCCAAGGAGCAGGATCCAGAGAGGATAATTAACACCCTCAATCAGTGTGTTGCTTCTCTGCCTGGAGAGAAATTGCAGAAAGTCGTTGGAATTGGAGTCTCTGGACAAATGCATGGAGTTGTGTTCTGGAGAGCAAAgacag GTTGTGAATGGTTTGGCACCAATAATGTTCGCATGTTCAAGCCCAAAGACACCAGTCAATTAATTATATGGCAGGATAGCCGCTGCAGCAGTGATTTCCTTTCTTCGTTGCCACAGCCAAACTCTCATCTTACCCTTGCCACTGGCTTTGGATGTGTAACTATCTTCTGGTTGCTCAAGCACAA ACCTGGATTTCTCACAGAATTCAATGTGGCTGGAACCATCCATGATTATGTGGTATCGATGTTGTGTGCATCCAAGGACTGTTCCATTTCAGCACAGAATGCTGCCAGCTGGGGTTATTTCAACACTGTCACCCATCAGTGGAACCTTGACAT CAATCTCTGCACCTCTTTCAGTCTGAGAGAGGCTGGCTTTCCTGTTCATCTGCTCCCTGAGCCTGTTGAGTCTGGGGCCTTTGCTGGACACACCTGCTCTGAATGGCACGGGATCCCTGCTAACACTCCTGTTGGGGTCGCACTTGGAGACCTCCAGTGCAGTGTCTACTCTACTATGACCAATAAGACTGATGCAG GGGTTGAGATCAGTGAGACCAGTATCTACCCGCAGCTTATCCAGGCTGCCCAGGACCAGTTAGACACGGACCTGAGGGTCACCCCCACCGTGCTGGGTGAGCGACACGCGGCCACTTCCCTGGGCCAGGTGTCCAACATCTCGCCCTGGAACCTCTCGCTGGGCCATGTGACCCGAGCTCTGTGCCGTGGAATCCTGGACAACCTCGTGAGCATGATGCCTTCGCACACGTTGCGGGAGGCAGGAGTGGAGAGGATTGTGGCTAGTGGGAGTGCCCTGGCCCGGAATGAAGTCATTAGGCAGGAGGTTGAGAAAGCCTTCCCACTGCCAGTTGTCTATGGAAAAGATGTAGACTCAGCAGTTGGAGTTGCTATGGTCTGCAGTGACTACTTGAGTAGAAAACGATGA